TTATTGGCTCGAGTGGGTTCCAACGGTGCTTAAAATGGCTATGGAGAGGTTGGATCATCCAATCTCGAGACGACGCCAGTGTCTTTGTCAGGGAGAAATTGGTAGCTTCGACAAGTTTCCGAGATCATTTCAATCCAGAGCGAATCAAGACGCCAATGTACCAGAATATTATACAAATCATTTTCTCCTTTGTCTTCCTAATACTATACACTGTGGTAGTTAACGATAAGAACTCCACTAAGGTTGAACCTTTGGATGCTAAAGAGATCTGCTTCTATCTGTTTACACTGGGCTACGttattgatgaaatggtCAAGTTTTTTTACATCGGTTCAGCCTACTTTTCGTTTTGGAATGCATTCAACAACACGTTATATGCCATCATTGGTACCTCTGTGTTCTTGAGGATTATTAGCGTTGGTCCTATAAAAACTCACTATCCTGCAGAATACTGGGATATGATTTCCTATAGGATTCTCTCATTAGCTGCTCCCTTTGTGTGGTCACGACTACTACTGTTTTTGGAATCGGTACAATTCGTGGGGTTAATGCTGGTTGTCCTAAAGCATATGATGGCAGAATCCCTTGTGTTTTTCGTTATGCTCTTTTTAATGATGATAGGATTCTTACAAGGATTCATTGGACTCGATTCATCTGACGGTAAGAACGAAATTACTGGGCCTATTATgaccaatcttttcataaCAGTCCTTGGCGCTGGTGGTTTTGATACGTTCGAAGAGTTTGCCCCTCCATATGCGGCAATCTTATACTACGGATACCGGTTCATCGTGTCGGTCATCTTATTGAACATCCTAATTGCCTTGTATGCGAACGCATACCAAAAAGTGGTTGATAATGCTGGTGATGAATATATGGCTCTTATGTGTCAGAAGACGCTGAGATTTATTAGAGCCCCCGATGAAGAGGTATACGTGCCGCCTTTGAATATCGTTGAAGCTTTTGTTCATCCAACCACGCTTCTGCTATCTACAGAAAATGCAAGAAGACTGAATCATTTCATTATGACCATACTGTACGCacctgttcttcttgtggTAGCGCTAACCGAAATTCGCACCGCTAGGCGCATTCAGTACAATCGgatgaagaacttggaAGACGATGCTAATGAGAGTGATCGTGCCTGGGACTTGACAGATGGATTTGTCGATACCGGTCATGATATTTTCTCCCAAACTGAGAACACGGGCATTCATGCTACTCGTAAGAAGAACGGAGTTTCATTAAAGAAACAGCGAGAGGCGGAAAAGGCTGACCCACATTTCTCAGTCCCCAAAGACTGGTGTAAGAGAGTCAAGAAATCGGTTCAGCCAGTTCAAGAGGGATTTCAGTCGGGTATAGGATGGGAAACTTTCAAGTTATATAACGAAGTTCAAGAGCGTTATGAGAaaactgaagaaaaaatcgaGAAGTTGAATAAAACTATAACAAATCTGGTTGAATCATTACAAGAGCTTAAATTGACTAAACAGGAGTAAAGGCCCATCTCTTCGATTTTTTGGGTGATGAAACATTGTAAAGTCTTTTGCTCatctctttttcttcaattgaaggttATCCACCATCTAACATTTTAGATAGTAATGATAGTCAACCGAATAATGGTTTCGGGTTTTCAAGCCAACCATGATATTTGTTCCAAGCTCCAGCTAAATACATAGACGATCTGCAAAAGTGTAGTTTAAAAAAATCCTATACGTTTAACATCACCTAGCTTACTGCTTATATAAATTAATGAATGATGTAAGCGTATATGCATCAAATCCTGCTAACCTGTATAGCAGcaattttcaagatagGCTTCACCCAGAACAACCTTCGCTCCAGTCTATTATCCTATTTCAATCAGTTATCGTACTCCAAGTCGTGTTCCTAACAATTGCAACCACTGGCCTTCACTGGGCCGTTGGTAGAGGAAGCCAAATCTATCCTCTGGTCGTCAGTGATCCTCAGGCCATGCTGTTGGTTCGCCTGATCTTCTGCCTTTTTGAGAGGAATCTTTTCACCAATCGCTAAAAACACTtcattgacattttcaCCGGTCTTGGCACTTGTTTCGAAATACAACAGATTCTCCTCTTCtgccaatttttcagcCTCTTCACGAGCAACTTTCCTCTCTTCGCCACTCTCTAGCACATCAATTTTGTTACCAACCAAAGCAATGATAATGCCCTTGCTAGCTTGCTCATGTAATTCCTTAACCCAGTGACGAGccttgatgaaagattgtGGTTTTGTCACATCGTATACCACCAAAGCAGCCTGCGCATTTCTGTAGTACATAGGAGCCAAAGACGCAAATCTTTCCTGACCAGCGGTATCCCATATTTCAAACTTCACGGTCTCATCGCCAATATTAACCCTCTGGGTAAGAAACGCAGCTCCGATGGTGGGCTCTTTATTTTCAGTGAAATCGTTAGAGACAAATCTCAACACAATGGAAGACTTTCCTACTGCTGCTTCTCCCAGTAACACAAGTTTGACAGATGTAATAGATGAATTCATGATTATCTTGTTAGCAAGTCAGGGATTCTTGATAAGATTTGACAACTTTAGAAAGGAACACTCTAATCTGAGCCCTTCCTTTAAGCATCGCGTATAGCGTGATAACGAATAAATAATAATTGGGGATGATTTACTTTGATATTTAGagttttgattttggcTGAGTAGTGgcttcaaaattggtttGTATGGTTCCATCGTTGGTCTGGTCGGATTCACCGAAGAACACGACCGTAACGGTTAAATCGTCTCTGTATTTTCTACTCATGGGCGATGGAATACTGACCAACGTAGAAACATATTCTTTGCTACCTCCTGCACTGAGAGCGTTCCTGATCAAATGAGTGGCCACGTTCTTGTCCTCCATCAGAAATCCTTCGGAGTCCTTACGGCTCTTGTATCTGAATGCTGGCCTCAATGATTCCTTATCAGGTGATAGATCTGTAATATGAGGAAGCTTGTTCTCTGGAGATTGCAGCGCCGGTTTCAGTCCGCTGTTACGTTCAATCCACTTGACAACAAGGCCCGCAATTTCCTCATTACTGAGGAGTTCGAATAACCCATCGGAACCAAGAACCATGAATTTTGTATCTGAATCAATCTTGGTAGTGGTGATCTCTGGCCTTGCAGTGACGTATGGTGGGGTCAGAAAATCTCTTGGTTTCGATCTAAAATAAATGCGGACATGTTCTGGTAAATCGGCTAAAGTTTTACCGTCAACATCTTTGACCTTATAACGGTAGTCACCAAACGCTCTTGAGGGTTGCAACGAGCCCAAAACTCTTCCATTGCGAACAGCATTAGGTTCTCCAGGATGCTCCGAGCGGATTCTTTCTACTTCTTCAGGATTATCACCGGTTTGATCTGTTGATAAGGATCTAACTACCCACTCACCGTTTTTGTCTAAACCTGCAATCAAGGCTCTTGAATCTCCACTAACAGCAACTTTGACAGTAGAATTCAAGGAATTATAAGCTGTCAGGAGAGCACAGGAGCCTGAGATTGCTGGCAAACAGCCGACCATGTTTTCCTTTGTAGGCTCGCGGAACAGCTTCCGCAAAGAGCCATAGACAATATCGTTATCTAGCTGTTCGAAAGCCTGCACGATGGCGTTATCCATTTTAGAAGATGAGGCCAGGAAACCCCCTTCTTCCTCGTAAAATTGACCTAATCTTTGTGCAACATACCTTACGAGGTCCTGAGATAGCTTTGTGGAAGTGAATGAACCACTGTGGCCGTCGAAGATCCCAAAGAAGTAAAGATCCTCCGGTTGGCTGTCATCCGAAGAGACCGGTACGGTAATGACCTGTTCAACGTGATTGTCCTCGATTGGATGGTTAGAAGGCAATTGCGATACATCATATCGTACAATACCTTTACCACGGTTCACCAAGAAACTCTTTTGCCGATCCCGTAATCTTGCATTAACTTCTTGCTCTGTCAACAGCACAAGCGAGTCCCCAGAGCTTGAGTTAGCAGTTTGTGACCCACTTTCCTTAGCACCATTTTGCTGTGAGGGATCCTGACCATCTGTATTACTTGAATAGTGCCTCAGTCCCTTAACGGTGTCCAATGAGACAACactttttgaagagaagtaAGAATAACTCAGAATTAAAACTCCACCACTCAAGAGGGCCAAATTCAAATCCCTTGTATATGGAAAAGCATTAGACTTCTTGATATGGTTGCTTGTATTAAACTTCCCATTATCTGCAAGATACGTTCGATAAATcagtttctcaaaattcttcttcgacAGACACTTCAATAGAGTCCTCGAAGTCCGCTTCAACGCGGTAGACCGTACTAGAAGCGACATCCGACCCAGTTGCCCTAGCAGTTAGAATAATTTAGGTTACGTTGAGTCTACTTTTTGCaagccttcttctttcgtTGTGCCTCATCCTTGCAGGAGCTTGCAGACCTTCGGGGACTCACAGAAACAAAAGATACCGCCGCGCCGCAAGATACAGAACCAACCAAACTGGTTGAAGTCTTCACGCTATTGGTAGATATGGCATGATAGGCTAGTTTGATATAGAGGTATCGTCACTTTGATAAAGTCACGTGGCCATATTATCTTCTCATTCATGGTAAACCTTCATGGAGTCTCATATCGAAGCATGGTCGAAGTCCAAGAATCAGTGTGCCTATTATGAGTATTTGGAAGCTGTACCTCAttaaacttcttcatcagccTGGAGATATGCCAACTGTTATATAACGTTTATAAtgatctgaaaaatttggtcaaaatttCTCGAAGAGCTACAAGAACAAGCTAATTGCAATAGAAAGTTGGCTAACTACTATCAAGAAAACCACTTCATTTGAAGTTTGTATAGCGGTGCCCGTATTGAACACAAGCGTATTCACGTCATGCCACCAAaaagaaatcaacaacaaaccAAAAAGAAGGACAATGTCGACAAGACGTTCGGGATGAAAAATAAGAACAGGTCGACTAGAGTTCAAAAGTACATCAAGCAAGTTGAATCGCAGAGTAATCCCGAGAAAGAGGATTTAAAACGTCAGAGATATgaagcaaagaagagacagGAGGCAGAAGAAGCCGAGAGACGTGCTCTTTTCAACCCTGCACTTGACCAAAGAGTGCGTGCAGGTGTTGATCCCAAGACAGTTGTCTGTGCCATGTTTAAGATCGGTAACTGTAACAAAGGTGCCAGATGTAAATTTTCGCATGATCTAAGCATGGGTAGAaaagtggaaaagaaggatttGTACAGTGATGTTAGaaaggagaaagaacaagataCAATGGATAATTGGGATGAGGATAAATTGAGGGATGTGATCTTGTCCAAGCACGGCAATCCAAAGACAACCACCGAGaaagtttgcaaatttttcattgaagCAGTGGAGAACGGTAAATACGGTTGGTTCTGGACTTGTCCCAATGGTGGTGATAAATGTATGTACAGACACTCACTTCCTGAGGGTTTCGTGTTGAAGACGAATGAGCAAAAAAGAATGGAAAGAGAAGCATTGGAAAATCAACCAAAGATtactttggaagagtttATTGAGACCGAAAGAGAAAAGCTGGACAAGACTAAGTTGACACCGATTACAATGGAAAATTTTGCCAAATGGAAGAGAAACCACATTATCGAAAAGAATAATGCAGAAAgcaaagaagctgagaagaagaaaccttgTGGGCGTGAAGTCTTGTTGAAACTATTTGTtgagaacaagaaattcGATGAGAACGATTTGGCCGACGCGACCCAGGGTTCTGAATGGGATCTTTCAGAGTTTACCAAGGCTCTCAATGAAACAGATGATATCAAAGATTATGGTGATGGTAGTAACCCCAATTTTGATATTATTAAGAAGGAGAACAATACTGCATCAGCCTGAAACCGTCATTTGCCTTTTTGGCCCATCATTAACATAATAGAACTATGTAATTTAATTTCAGCATTTTTTCATTCACGCTGAACTTCATTCACGTAATCCTCTAGTGGTACTTTAGGATCTGTAAAAAACATGACCCTAATTGGTTTGTCTTTGTTAAGAGATTTTAACGTTCTTACACCATTTAACACCCTACTCCTCCAAGCATCTGCTTTcttatcaaagaattggTTGTATGTTCCATAGTCATTTTGCGTTGATGGTGTACAATAGACGGATGACTCTAGATCTTGAACCTCTGAAGGCCTGGGAGGCAAAGTTGGCAAATCTCTATTTTTGGGCTTGAGACGGGAttctttaatctctttTTGCTGCTCAGGACTTAGGTCGGGTTTGAGCAATGATACAGGTGGAGGCGGTCTCTTTTTCCGCGTCTCTTTGCTTTTATGTGACAAGTACTGCTCACTGATAATGTCGTTCAACTCATGCATTACCTCGGTCTCTCTCAAGCCCATATCACTCAAGGAATCTTTACAGCAACGGATGTATATTCCGCATATTTGTTCCTGATACTGagaagctgttgaaagGTAGGCTTCGAAATCTTGTTCACCAGAATCTCCTATTAGTatgaattttttatttGGAAAGTCCTTTAGAATTTGGGTAATGGCGCCAAGTTTCCTATTGGCGCTTGAGGTCATAATGCTAGAAAGTAGATTTCCAGTGTACTGCTTGAGAAAAAGAGGTCCTGCCGGGAAATGATTAGAGACATACTGGTACAATGTTGGATATGTTTGTACTGGCGAATTGGAAACATAAAAAAAATCTGCTTGAAAGagttctttcaactttttatACCATCTCGAAACATCATTTATCAGCCATGTGTTGATATCATTCAGAAATACGCTTCGAAACATCGATCTTTTGTCGCCAGTGACACCCGTGTGCTTTATTGTATCATCGATATCACTTATTACACCATAACCATTTGGCTTAATGAAGTTGCAAGGAAATCGGTGAGTAATTACTTTTGGAAAATCAGTTGGCGTATCAAGTGTGATTCTTATATCTGTCGGTAGAAACTCCGAACGAATCCTGAGCGATATATTACCAATATTATTTGTCGTCGCGAGAGTGGTATCGTAGTAGCCCGGTCCTTCTCGCGACAGTAGATCTATGATGATCGGTAGATTCGGTATTTTTCTTATCATGAATCCTGCAATCCTGCTTTTTAGCACATCAAGCTCATCTGGCGCTGGTGATCCGTTATCATGGAGTCCGTTTAGAGTTAGTGTAGAGGCACTACTTTTAGCAGTTAGCGTAGACTCCGATGTTGAAGGGTCATCGAACTTGGACTCGTTCGCATCGTCTACTGCCTCCGGGTTCGCTGGCCTTAGATACTGCTTGCATAAAGAAAGTAAGATTCGGTTTCTTCTGCTGGCTGGATTTCCTGGTGAAAACACAGCTAATCGTACCATTGTTTCGTAGCCTTCTTCACTCTTTGTAGTGTAGGTTGGATAAAACTGAATATCCATATCCAGCGGTAGGTTGGAATCCGGTGGATTCTCCGAGTCCGTGCCTCTAATGCTATCTAGAGTTCTTTGTGGGAGACCTGATGACCAGCCGTGCATATACGAATCCTTGgtattcttcatcagatttAAAAGTCGCTGTCGCTTGTTCAGCAAAGCCCCATCATTGCCTCCTATATTTGATTTCATATTCATGTTCTGACCATATTGGTTCATCTTGACTCTATTGAAGAGTTTCAGAGGCAACCTATATCCTTTTCTCCACTTGCGGAATGAGAGTGATCTAGTCAAAACAATACGGCCTAGTTGCAAGCGACTATTGAGGTGTAACAAAACGGCAACTGGTAGATTGGATTGAACGATGTTAAGTGCTAAAGTTTATGGCAATTGAGCAAATTCACCTAATGTCTCCCTACTAGAGACCTCCTTTTTCTGTCGCAATCTAAGTACCCGTGATTAAGAGGTTCAATATCGATAATTCCTCCAATTTAACCACATATAAGACGTATCGAATAGACGAGTAACGGTGTGCTGGGGATCCCAGCTGCTGTAGCTGAGCTGAAGTTGATTAGAGTCGATTATACTTATACGCGTTTACGGCTTCAATCACAAGGTCTGGGTGTCCAATCGAGAAGAATTAACCAACGTTGATCACCAAGAGTAATTAAGGTTGATCAATTCGTCGGTTTATTAGGCTTGGGACTACGACTATGGCATTGAGAAGTGTGGGAATCAAATGGCGAGGATGCCTTAGATTGTATTCATCCGTCTCTGGTAGTGTTGAGGTTAATGGTACAAAGTATGCTGCTAACGCCGTCTACACGAATATAACGCCGTCAATCGTGGAATTGACTCATCGTTCGCTACATTTAAGTGAATCACATCCCGTGGGAATTTTACGTGAGGCCATcgagaagaaactgaacTCAACTGATGCTGCTTTTTCAGTTTACAATCAATTCAAACCAGTGGTTACAGTACATGAGAATTTTGACTCGTTAGGTTTTCCTCAAGATCACCCAGGGAGATCCAAATCAGACACATATTATGTTAATGAAAAGCATCTGCTTAGGACTCATACCTCTGCGCATGAGATGGAGTGTTTTGGTAGAATTGCAAAGGGTGATAGCAGTAAAACAGGTTTTCTAATATCTGCAGATGTCTACAGAagagatgagattgatAGAACTCACTACCCTGTTTTCCACCAGATGGAAGGCTGTCGCGTTTGGAAACGTCAGAATCCTAGTGCTGAAGGCGAGGAACCAGCTCATATTGTACAATTACGAGAAGACCTTGCTAAGCTAGAGAAACAATTAGCCGAGCAAGCTACAAAAATTGTGGTCGAAGATGATTGCACTTTAGAAGGGAATCCCAAACAGGAGCATATGACTGATTTGGAGGTCGATTTATGTTCACGACACTTAAAAAGATCCATTGAGTTGATCATGGCTGAGGTATTCGAGAGAAAATTGGAGAGTTTAAGAAAATCGAATACAGATGTTTCGGAGATTCCAAATGTCTTGAAGGTTCGCTGGATAAAGGCATACTTTCCATGGACTGCTCCATCTTGGGAGATCGAAGTGTGGTGGCAAGGCGATTGGCTCGAGTTGTGTGGCTGTGGGCTTGCTCAAGAAGACGTCCTAAAATTGGCTGGATTCGAACCTGAGAGCCACATTTCATGGGCCTTTGGCCTCGGCCTTGACCGTATTGCTATGCTCTTATTTGAGATTCCTGATATCAGGTTATTCTGGACAAAAGATCAACGTTTTCATGagcaatttcaaaaaggtGTAATTAACACCTTCCAACCCTATTCGAAATATCCAGGCACTCTAAGAGATGTTGCATTTTGGCTACCCGAAGAATCAAGCCTGAAGGTCCACGAAAATGATGTAATGGAGATTGTCAGAAATGTTGCCGGTGATCTGgttgaaaatgtcaagttagttgatgaatttgttcACCCCAAATCTGGGAGAAAGTCTCTTTGCTACAGAATCAACTACCAATCAATGGACAGAAATCTAACTAACAGTGAAGTAAACGATTTACAAGACCAAGTTTCTCAAGAACTAGCTAAAAAATACAACGTCCAATTGAGATAATGTCTTATTTCAATTAATCTGTACATATCACAATATAGTTCGATACAACTGCACCTGTATATACAATTTCTTTAACATTGTCATTAGCCGGCAAAGTAAGATCACCTTTGACTAAAAAATTGTATCGAACGGCAGACTCATCCGTAATAAACTTACTTAATCATAGAAGCATCCTAACTTTGTTCAACCAAATACTGTAAATTATAGCACAGGATTGAGCTAAGGTTTTAAAGATGAATCGAAGCAAATCATCCAAGAGAATTGCAATTCTCTACGGGTCGGAGACCGGAAATGCTCAAGATTTCGCCGCCATCCTTTCCTATAAATTACACAGATTACATTTGCCTCATACTCTAAATTCTCTAGGTGATTACACGCCTCATGATATTTTAGACTGCCGAAACCTTTTCATTATCTGTTCGACTACAGGGCAAGGTGAGCTGCCTCGTAATGCGATAGAGGCTTCTCATGGattgaataaaaaaaatacttTATGGTCTTTCCTTAAGAAGAGGAATTTGCCTGctgattttttgaatcattTAAGTGTCTCATTCTTAGGTTTAGGTGATTCCT
The window above is part of the Torulaspora delbrueckii CBS 1146 chromosome 3, complete genome genome. Proteins encoded here:
- the YVC1 gene encoding Yvc1p (similar to Saccharomyces cerevisiae YVC1 (YOR087W); ancestral locus Anc_2.198); the encoded protein is MSEDSATLPMFQEQCLAGHGDPTMGLKPPSSRQVLRIALNLKYLLDKIIPTVYDVDKVTCPHSRIINQDVIKLVREACGGNPKDKSSVQRYQSVLLFALLKVSSWYEELAAEELHNASLYELRSLAAQHLCRVIIEHEETVDLQFLFMEMLLRRYVINENDEDSEPASVIELAADMHLTVVIGSSGFQRCLKWLWRGWIIQSRDDASVFVREKLVASTSFRDHFNPERIKTPMYQNIIQIIFSFVFLILYTVVVNDKNSTKVEPLDAKEICFYLFTLGYVIDEMVKFFYIGSAYFSFWNAFNNTLYAIIGTSVFLRIISVGPIKTHYPAEYWDMISYRILSLAAPFVWSRLLLFLESVQFVGLMLVVLKHMMAESLVFFVMLFLMMIGFLQGFIGLDSSDGKNEITGPIMTNLFITVLGAGGFDTFEEFAPPYAAILYYGYRFIVSVILLNILIALYANAYQKVVDNAGDEYMALMCQKTLRFIRAPDEEVYVPPLNIVEAFVHPTTLLLSTENARRLNHFIMTILYAPVLLVVALTEIRTARRIQYNRMKNLEDDANESDRAWDLTDGFVDTGHDIFSQTENTGIHATRKKNGVSLKKQREAEKADPHFSVPKDWCKRVKKSVQPVQEGFQSGIGWETFKLYNEVQERYEKTEEKIEKLNKTITNLVESLQELKLTKQE
- the PTC5 gene encoding type 2C protein phosphatase PTC5 (similar to Saccharomyces cerevisiae PTC5 (YOR090C); ancestral locus Anc_2.195), coding for MSLLVRSTALKRTSRTLLKCLSKKNFEKLIYRTYLADNGKFNTSNHIKKSNAFPYTRDLNLALLSGGVLILSYSYFSSKSVVSLDTVKGLRHYSSNTDGQDPSQQNGAKESGSQTANSSSGDSLVLLTEQEVNARLRDRQKSFLVNRGKGIVRYDVSQLPSNHPIEDNHVEQVITVPVSSDDSQPEDLYFFGIFDGHSGSFTSTKLSQDLVRYVAQRLGQFYEEEGGFLASSSKMDNAIVQAFEQLDNDIVYGSLRKLFREPTKENMVGCLPAISGSCALLTAYNSLNSTVKVAVSGDSRALIAGLDKNGEWVVRSLSTDQTGDNPEEVERIRSEHPGEPNAVRNGRVLGSLQPSRAFGDYRYKVKDVDGKTLADLPEHVRIYFRSKPRDFLTPPYVTARPEITTTKIDSDTKFMVLGSDGLFELLSNEEIAGLVVKWIERNSGLKPALQSPENKLPHITDLSPDKESLRPAFRYKSRKDSEGFLMEDKNVATHLIRNALSAGGSKEYVSTLVSIPSPMSRKYRDDLTVTVVFFGESDQTNDGTIQTNFEATTQPKSKL
- the APP1 gene encoding phosphatidate phosphatase APP1 (similar to Saccharomyces cerevisiae APP1 (YNL094W); ancestral locus Anc_2.193) gives rise to the protein MNQYGQNMNMKSNIGGNDGALLNKRQRLLNLMKNTKDSYMHGWSSGLPQRTLDSIRGTDSENPPDSNLPLDMDIQFYPTYTTKSEEGYETMVRLAVFSPGNPASRRNRILLSLCKQYLRPANPEAVDDANESKFDDPSTSESTLTAKSSASTLTLNGLHDNGSPAPDELDVLKSRIAGFMIRKIPNLPIIIDLLSREGPGYYDTTLATTNNIGNISLRIRSEFLPTDIRITLDTPTDFPKVITHRFPCNFIKPNGYGVISDIDDTIKHTGVTGDKRSMFRSVFLNDINTWLINDVSRWYKKLKELFQADFFYVSNSPVQTYPTLYQYVSNHFPAGPLFLKQYTGNLLSSIMTSSANRKLGAITQILKDFPNKKFILIGDSGEQDFEAYLSTASQYQEQICGIYIRCCKDSLSDMGLRETEVMHELNDIISEQYLSHKSKETRKKRPPPPVSLLKPDLSPEQQKEIKESRLKPKNRDLPTLPPRPSEVQDLESSVYCTPSTQNDYGTYNQFFDKKADAWRSRVLNGVRTLKSLNKDKPIRVMFFTDPKVPLEDYVNEVQRE
- the VPS21 gene encoding Rab family GTPase VPS21 (similar to Saccharomyces cerevisiae YPT53 (YNL093W) and VPS21 (YOR089C); ancestral locus Anc_2.196); the protein is MNSSITSVKLVLLGEAAVGKSSIVLRFVSNDFTENKEPTIGAAFLTQRVNIGDETVKFEIWDTAGQERFASLAPMYYRNAQAALVVYDVTKPQSFIKARHWVKELHEQASKGIIIALVGNKIDVLESGEERKVAREEAEKLAEEENLLYFETSAKTGENVNEVFLAIGEKIPLKKAEDQANQQHGLRITDDQRIDLASSTNGPVKASGCNC
- the MSF1 gene encoding phenylalanine--tRNA ligase (similar to Saccharomyces cerevisiae MSF1 (YPR047W); ancestral locus Anc_3.328) is translated as MALRSVGIKWRGCLRLYSSVSGSVEVNGTKYAANAVYTNITPSIVELTHRSLHLSESHPVGILREAIEKKLNSTDAAFSVYNQFKPVVTVHENFDSLGFPQDHPGRSKSDTYYVNEKHLLRTHTSAHEMECFGRIAKGDSSKTGFLISADVYRRDEIDRTHYPVFHQMEGCRVWKRQNPSAEGEEPAHIVQLREDLAKLEKQLAEQATKIVVEDDCTLEGNPKQEHMTDLEVDLCSRHLKRSIELIMAEVFERKLESLRKSNTDVSEIPNVLKVRWIKAYFPWTAPSWEIEVWWQGDWLELCGCGLAQEDVLKLAGFEPESHISWAFGLGLDRIAMLLFEIPDIRLFWTKDQRFHEQFQKGVINTFQPYSKYPGTLRDVAFWLPEESSLKVHENDVMEIVRNVAGDLVENVKLVDEFVHPKSGRKSLCYRINYQSMDRNLTNSEVNDLQDQVSQELAKKYNVQLR
- the TMA46 gene encoding translation machinery-associated protein TMA46 (similar to Saccharomyces cerevisiae TMA46 (YOR091W); ancestral locus Anc_2.194), coding for MPPKRNQQQTKKKDNVDKTFGMKNKNRSTRVQKYIKQVESQSNPEKEDLKRQRYEAKKRQEAEEAERRALFNPALDQRVRAGVDPKTVVCAMFKIGNCNKGARCKFSHDLSMGRKVEKKDLYSDVRKEKEQDTMDNWDEDKLRDVILSKHGNPKTTTEKVCKFFIEAVENGKYGWFWTCPNGGDKCMYRHSLPEGFVLKTNEQKRMEREALENQPKITLEEFIETEREKLDKTKLTPITMENFAKWKRNHIIEKNNAESKEAEKKKPCGREVLLKLFVENKKFDENDLADATQGSEWDLSEFTKALNETDDIKDYGDGSNPNFDIIKKENNTASA